The Candidatus Bathyarchaeia archaeon genome includes the window GAAGTTACGTTGGCCGACTTCTTCGAGTTCGACATAACCGAAGGGGTCGTGAAGAACAGGCTCACCAATGGCAGGGCCTTCTTTTTTGGGAGCTCTGCATGGAGCTCGGTCCGCGAAGACCTGAAGGGCACCTACGGCCCTCTCGGCACCGCAGTGACAGAGGAGATGGGCCACAGCTACGGAAGGAGTCTTGGGAAGATCGGCCGGAAGCTGAACATAGACCTTCGCATCTTCTTTGAGACGGCCGTCAAACTCGGAAGCACGACCGGATGGGGAAGGCTGTCCCTCAGCGGAGGAGACCCACTCACTGGGCGAGCCCGCTTGAAATTGGAAGACTGCGTCTTCTGCACAGATAAGGTGGGCGAGGGAGATCGCGTTTGCGAATTCTTCTCGGGGGTCCTTCGCGGGGCCGCCGAAGAAATCACAGGCAGGATACACAGCGTCGTCGAGATGGAATGCACAACAGCAGGGTCTGACTATTGCGAGTTCTACATGGAAAGGCTGGACTCGCAGGAGATGGAGAGATACTGACCGACCTAGAATAACCACGCTCCGCAACGTATTGAAGCGTGAGGATGCGTATGGTTAAATCAATCCAATCGGTCCCTCGAAATCCTTGGCCGGGCACACAGGACGAAACATTGCTATCGTAATCGTCCTCTTGCTATTCGTCTTCTTTTTCATACCCATCGTTCCTTACAACTACACAACTAGCAATGCGTTTGGCGCTTCCACTTCAC containing:
- a CDS encoding V4R domain-containing protein: MASEVTLADFFEFDITEGVVKNRLTNGRAFFFGSSAWSSVREDLKGTYGPLGTAVTEEMGHSYGRSLGKIGRKLNIDLRIFFETAVKLGSTTGWGRLSLSGGDPLTGRARLKLEDCVFCTDKVGEGDRVCEFFSGVLRGAAEEITGRIHSVVEMECTTAGSDYCEFYMERLDSQEMERY